In Cryptomeria japonica chromosome 1, Sugi_1.0, whole genome shotgun sequence, the sequence gagagatatacatggagagagaggtgagataccaagagggaaggagggagggagggagagagagaggctAGAGAGATAAGAGGGAGGGGAAAACATGAGGATAGatggagagaggtgagagacctagagtgggagagatctagaaagagaaaattaTCTAGGTGTGGTGGGGGAGATAGAGGGAAaccaagagagagagagggatccagagagagagagagagagagagagagagagagagagagagagagagagagagagagagagaggttggtgtaggagcacctaggaggaTCATGAAGATCAATatctttttcttttgtgtttttttccatttttttatgatgtaataaggtcatgtAGACCATCTCATAATGTTTGATCATGATGTAAGGCCTTGATACCATTTTTGTGCATTGTAACCTAACAAGACCTAGTTGGTCAACTGTGGTCAAACATCATCCAAATGTGGAAATGGGGTGACACCATTAGAAATCATGTTTTGAGTAATATATGGCCTAGATGTAATAGTTGTAGGGTGTTTTGGAAGTTTTTGTGTACCCATGTAAAAGTTGTAAGAAGTTGCAtgagcaactttgcaacttttgttgtcaagttgacaacattttgtgcaaattTGTAAACCAATGGTTGTTTGGTTCCAAAGGTGGTTATATCTAGTTGGTCAAGTGTATAAGGGAATATATAAGCCTCTTACACACCTAGGCAAGGGGGTTGGAGCATTTTTGAAGAACTGGCAATACAAACATCTCTGTTTTCCTTGGATTTTGCTACAAACATGTGTAACAATCATTTGATTTTCTTTTGCATGGATTGGTAAAGACACAATATGAACTTGGAATGTTAGATAATTGAGTTAAATTCCTTCTCCAAGTGGTTTTAAGTGTTTTTGTGTAGTTTGGAAGGATATCCATTCATTTCTTTCCTACCGAGTCAGTAAACCCTCTTAAACATGGGGTTTTGGACAAATGGGGCTATAACTTGACATTCCCTGctctaaaaataaaacatattggGAGAATTTCAATTCTACAAGTGTATCAAAATATTTTTGAGGTTTCAAAGGTGGCCATGAACAATGGAGGAAGAACCAAGCAATTTTAACCTAGCATCCTCATGTGACAAGTTATGTAATTGACTGAGTTTTGTGAACTGGGCAGAATTGTAAGTGTTTGGAACCCAATAGTTGGTGGATTTGGTAGTTTGGAGATTTTTAGAAGGTGTTACAAGTGGTGGCTTGGTTGTTTGATCAATCTAAAGGCTAGTTtatttgtaaaagtgacctaattggTGCTTTAGGGCTAGTAGGGCAACATTAGTCCTCATAGGAAGCCCAAGACATTAGGGTTGAATTTGTGATATGTTTTTAACCTTGttgaattatttaatttcatgtaaACAAATTTTGTTCACTCCTTTTGTGATTGGGTGTATTGGGACTGCCTACTGTGGAAGAGCTACTAGGCTTAATTGATGCCTATGTTGTGGTAAACCTAAGTAGCAAGAAGGTTGTGGTCAAATCAAAAATCATTTGGGGTCTGTAAAGGTTGTTCTAAGCATATTCAAAGGTCTCATAATCAATACCCATTTTTCCTCATACTATGTCCAAGTATGACTAATGAGAGTGTGTTGAAGCCTTGGAGGGTTAAGGCTTAGAATTGTATGATGAGTTGTCCATCATACCTTGGAGGTTTTCATTGATGTCCAGTCTTGTGTAGGGTTTGAGATTGTTGTGAGTCTGATTTCAAATTGGTCCTATCAGTTTGGGTTGTTTGCAAGAGGTTGTCTTGTCAAACTCAATCCTTCTTAAGGCTCTGCATCAGAGGTTTAGAGATAAAgacatatttataatattaaatttatatcaAGCATATACATGatatttaatatatattgtatattaatattgtTTACCATATATGAcattatactatattatatattatagacTAACAAAATATTTATCAGAATATTTAGCTGACATAACAAATTAGTTATTAaaataaaagttaataaaaaataTCAGTTACAATTGGATATCAACTTTACAATCAGATATCCATTACAAATGAATATTCATTGTAATCGGATATCCATTTTTTTTGAGAAAAACTGCAACCTTAGGATTTCCCTTGAgatttctttgggatttggcttgggcATGTCAAACCTAGAAAATCAACACTGAAAATGTGTTTTGAAGTTTTACTTGGTTTTCTAGATTTCGCCCATGTGGTTGACGACTTTTTCTTTATTcgaatttgatgaaatgaaaaggatttATTAAGAAATTTATCACCTTTCTACCAatataaatatttccttattttgaatttaataaactattattattgaatttctacatacattatgactaaagtcctaattgataaATTGAATGGAAAAAATCTATAACTTCAAAATCATTACACATTTTATGCTTCCTCTACTATAGGATAAAAAAATTTGAATCTCATGGATTTTTGACCAAGTTATAAATGGTGTGTACACATACAAGATTATAAATGGAAATGTGGCACATCGGGGCATGTGTCCTCTGCTTGTATTGAAAGTGTCAGAAAAAATATTATGTTTTGTTTGTACTTAAGTTCCATAGACGTACACCTCCTTTTTATTTTCCCTTGAAATTTGAGTACTATtgcatttaaatttcaaattttaaccaAATAGATTTAGATCTTTctaaaaaaaaactagtagcttacaaactacattcaatttgctacaaattttcttgttagatatttttaaaattatgttaatAATCTATTCaatatgtcaagttgcctaactctaattttttgaattttcatcaccATTTAAGGGCCTAGTTTGGACACCCATATATGATACACTTGAGTAGAGAATCTTCCCCAAGAGTGTATAATTGTTTTATATGATTAAAAAATATATCAATGCACTATAATTTCAAGTTATCTATATGGAGataaaatcaaagagaaaaattgCTCTTTTTTGTGATGTCTCATTGACctcattttttaaaaacaaataaatcAACAACTAAAATTTGTCTcttaaatttataaaaatatatccAACTAAAgttttaaatcatttttaaaatataaatattacttTTGGGTGGTTCAAGTATAGTTTGTTGACTATTCCTTTATAAAAATGTGACATGGTTCTCAACTTTTACCTAGCTCTCTTTTTATAAACTTTTGTTGCTATTCATTACTTTATGTATATTAAATCCATGAAATATTTGCTTCAAATTTCTATAGTAAATACAATATAAAGCTATTATTGAGGTTTCTCATTTGCAAGTGCTTCTTGATTGTAGGAGAGCACACCTTGTATAGTTGCTAGAGTTCTATTGATCTTTTAGTCTAACAAGTGTTAGTTACCTCCTCAAGGGCCTTTCCAAGGacataatcataatgcataatgGGTATGATTCTCATGTTTCTCAACTAGCTTAGCATAGAGCTTGAGATCATAGTGCTCATTATTGGTCATAACATTCCTATCTACCTTTTCTATCCTCTATATCTCATGATAGGACTACTCCTAGTCAGCAATAGAAGTTAAAATTGTCTTACATAGCTTTGACAAATTTTCCTACCAAGAATGAGTGTTACAACCACTAGATGGAGAACACATTTATGACAAAGGTGTCATTATTGGTTGGGAGCTAATTACAAATGACTAAGACCTTGATGATTGGAGCAAATTTAATGACTATGACCTAACTCCTCCTCTtgttatatttataatttttattgctcagtggtttgatggcttgttatttcatttattttaatataaacatTTAAGACTTGGCCTAAAATAAATTTTGTAGTGTGATGTTATTCCACTCACAATTTTTTATGTAATATACTTCTTTGTACATAAGAATTATAGACACTAATtcataaaaaagagaaaaaatcacTTTCCACAAATTTAAAGTATATAAAATTTCAAATTCAATGCATATTTATTTATACATAATTTATATACCATTTAAAGAAAGTGGTGTACTTCCCTTTCAAATACATACACATGTTCTCATATAATTGTTAAGTTTATTTTTCTAAAGCATGCAATGTCtggaataatattttttaaatttaacaaCCAATATTTTTTCCGTGAAATATTTTCCCTGTCCACTTTAGACTGTTACtaaattttaatcatttttataatatttgaatattaaaatcaaattagaaaataattaaatataaatatactgcCGCATGTCAATTTTATAGCTAAACTTCACTTCATAACTTGACCCCCACACTAACTTTTTAGatcttaaaatataaaaaattccaCTAAAATAGCCAAAGCTTTTAAAAAATATAGCCTGATGTTGAGGTCTTTCTTATTTATAAAATTGTCTCTTGTTGTCTGTGACGTCAGCCAATATCTAAGCAAagttttattaaaaagaaaaaaacatttccCACCATTCTCTCATAACATAACAGTATGAAATCCGTATAAAAGGGTGCTCGACTCTTCAAACTCACATTGTTTGCTACATTTTTATTCTATTCTTCTTGCCTCTCCCAATAACAATGGCATTTTCTGATGAAAAGAAGAACAAGGTATGTTTATTACTCAAATATTTTGATCAACAACTGTGTTTATTACTCAAATATATTTTGTAGACAATGAAGTTGTTTAATGGAGGTTGTTTGGTGTTTGATTTTTGTGCAGCGTTCATGGCCAAAGTTGGTTGTCAGGAAATGGCTGAATATAAAGTCTGATCCAAAAGAGTTTTTCGCTGATGAAACTAGTAATGGTAAACCCATTTTTATTGACTGCTATAACTGTTAAATCTATTGttacttttggatttgattgtgtaattttatttgcatcaatgtttcggatcacattcTGTGGTCCATCATCAGAATGTTTAGAGAATGTCAGAATGAGAATGAATGTGAATTGGATATTTATGGATAAAATCAACTGATTTGAACAAAATGATCTAAGTTAGGTTATAAGTTTATAAATCGTTTAAAACATTTACAAATCAGATACCATTTTTATCGCCCTTTGTATAATTAGCAATTTAGCTGAAACTCTCACTGCTTTTGTGAAACGTGACAGATAATCTGTTAACCAAACCTACATATGAAAAACTGGCAAGACAGGAGCCATATATGTCCCAGCATACTAACGTGCAAGATCTAAGGTATATTATTCATTAAAGTGGATTTATTTTATATTCAGCTGAGATTTGATAAGTTATGTTGCCACTGTAATTAAATCTTTCTTCTAAAGCATTGAGCTATTAATTTTACCCATCTTTCTTGGTACATGACAAGGAAGAGGTGACTTCAATTATTTTTGGGGTGCAGGGTATTTGTGGGAACATGGAATGTAGGAGGTGAATCACCCCACACTCACAGTGGCCTCAATTTGGATGAATGGGTACAGCCAGCATCAGCTCCTGCAGACATCTACGTTTTTGGGTACAAACAAAATTCACTCATTTCATCCAATTCAATTGTATCAATATGACAAGATATTTGTTTTTCTTTTAGCAGTCAATCGTGTTTCACTTTAAGAGTAAGCTTTGAGTATCCCATGCTGGATGTTCAACACCAAcaactgaaaaacaaaaaaaaaacagagaGTTCAAAAAATCAGAAATAGCAACTGTCACAAATTGAATTTCAAAGATAAAAACTGAGACCCACTATTCAAAGCTTAAAATCTATACATCTAAGATATTGATATCATAATTGTTAGAATAAtgaataattgaattaattgtatgGTGAATAATATTTTCTTAAGACCTTTTTACAAgaaagaatagtcaaggaacagcaAAGAAACTACAaaacacaaaatacaacaaaaccTTTTAAACAACCAATCTAAAATCAAAATGCTTTTATAGAAATGATTCaagattttttatttatgttcAATAATATTgacaataaatatattaaaaagcagttgataaatctatatattttataactgtcctttattaaataataaaacataataatCTTCTCtaaataagatttatttttatagtttaactgtataaaataaattttgaatacCAAAACTTGAACTTCCTTCAGCATTATCCTCCAAAATGGGAAAATTAGTCACATGGAGCCATAAAGCTGCTCCATAAAATATAAGAGGAAAAAGCTAAAGACATGGCATCAAAACCATGGTCGCTGTTTTTCATCATATTTAATAAAACTTAGACATATCACTGGTCAAGCCTCCATCATACGTGAATCCTGCGTGCACTCTGAAATATTCCCCTTCCTTTTCTGCTTGCCTTTTACACTAATATATTACTTAAATAATTAGTTtacaattaatatatttatttaattaaaaatgtagTGACTTTTTTTTGTTGTTGGGGGACTCAAATTAGCTAAAGTAGAAAGATTGTCATTGAACAAAAGCATCAAccaattgtatgcttcatgaatgcAGAGGAAACCTAAAAATGGCATTCTTTCACAAAAGATGTCTATTCCTTAGCTTTAACCCTTTTTATTGCATCTGAATTGTTTATGCAGGTTTCAGGAAATCGTCCCTCTGAATGCAGCAAACATTTTCGGTGTAGAGGACAATGGCCCTGCTGCAAAATGGTTGGCCCTTATTCGCCAAACATTAAACAAAAACACAAATGAAAGAAGCAGGAATGGGCCAACAGCTTCAGAGGATCAACTTTACAGTTTTGATTCTGATTTTGAAGACTCTCGAGCTCCATTTGGGTCAGTTTCATCAGAAGATGAAAGAGCCTTCAGTCCAAACTCATACTCCTCTTCATCAGATAGATCCTCATCCAACTCGGGTGAGATGAATTACAACTTCAATTCAAGTGGGCCAAATTACTGTTTGGCAGCCAGCAAACAGATGGTTGGTATTTTTCTGTGTGTGTGGGTGAAAAGTGATCTGAGACAGCATGTCAGAGATTTAAAAGTCTCTTGCGTTGGTTGTGGCCTAATGGGTTACCTTGGTAACAAGGTATGAAAAGAAAAATAGCTTAGGGTTACCATAATATTCTGTCAAAAGTTCATTTGATAAGCAGGGAATTTTCTGATGTAAAAAAGTTGTTCACTTCTTCTGCTGTCTAAGATTACTCAAAGAATTACCTTTTTTAATAGATATTTTACATACTTGCAGGGTTCTGTTTCGATCAGCATGTTATTCAATCAGACAAGCTTCTGCTTTGTTTGTACTCATTTGACATCAGGAGAGAAAGAAGGTGATGAAATACGGAGAAATTCTGATGTGAGGGAGATCATAAAGAAGACCCACTTTCCCCAAACAGACAATattttctcagagaaaaccccagaAAAATTTTTGGAGCATGAGTAGGTTTCAAAATAGTCTTCTTATACTCTCTAATAGATTTTGAAGGACTAAgtcattttatttaaaaataaacccAAATGAGAAAACTTCAAATGAGATCTTCCAAATCGTAAGGCAGTTGGTTTCTGTGATATGCTGTCTATCTGATTTgactttgtgattttattttgcaGTCGAGTTATTTGGCTTGGAGATTTGAATTATCGCCTTGCACTTCACTATGCTGCCAGCAAAGAACTCATGATAAAAAATAGCTGGGAAACTCTGTTGGAGAAAGATCAGGTGAGTTCATCCATTTAACATTTATAGTTGTACTGAAACCCTAAAGTTAGTTTGCTTTCAAACTTTATATATGTGAATTCAATCAACTCTGGGATTTTTCATGGCAGCTTCAAAACCAGAAAAAAGCAGGACATATATTTGAAGGATGGAATGAAGGGAAAATATGTTTTCCTCCTACTTACAAGTACTGCAGAAACTCAGAGCAATATGCTGGACAAAATCTGAAGTACTCAAAGGCAAAGCGACGCACACCAGCATGGTGAGTGCAACTTAATGTATTTCAAGGTTTCGCATATCATATTTAGAGAGCCCTACAAACTGTGAAATATAGCTTAATCATTGCTTCCGCGTGTCAATATTTTAGTTTTGTTGTACTATTCTTATAATCTAAATaagtttgtatttttattttatttcaggtGTGATCGTATACTTTGGTATGGTAAAGGTTTAAAACAACCCTTTTATGTTCGTGGCGAGTCAAAATTTTCTGACCATCGACCTGTATATTCAATTTTTATTGCGGATGTAAACAGCAGAAAAGGAAGAGCTCTTGCCCAAAACTAAAGTTACCAAAGAATTCCTAAATTAAATGCAAGAACTTGAATTTCAGAGTTCTTATCATCATTCTCATCatacacaattaattaaatatctactaAGAGTTTTTGGCCATCAAAGTACAGTAATAAGAAAACTAAAGACTGTTATACTAATATCTCTCATGTAGTAGATATAGTATGTTAGAGATAATCAATTCTATATTTTATAGATTAGGTCAATAAAAGTTTCATAAAAAATTGTCTATTATTAAATGTTTATATATGGAGAAATTATGTTTAACATCTCATTGTAAGTTCATACACTTGCACTAAAATATATCTTAAATAAAATTTAGTTTGGAGTAAGTAGGCAATTTAAGGTGTTTTATATAAAGAGTTCAACTAGCCATTGCATTGTTACACCTCTACAAAATATCTTATTATATTGTCAAGTTTATTTGAATGATTAAAGTTGGATAACTCTTCTATTATTTGTTCATTATTCTTGTCAAATTTCATATAAATTATCATTTAATTTCCCCATAATGATTCTAACTCATATTCTTTTGTAAAATTTTAGGTGATCTCAAAATttcttgaatttaaaatttaacctTTTATATAAATCAAATTGTAAAGTTGAAAATTAGAAAGGAATTCCTTGCACACCTTTCAACCAATTCTTCTTATTTTTCAAGTATAAAAGCACATGACTTCCCattgtaaggacccaaaatggatggaaggaatggagaatttagctttggaatatagggtcccaaaatggatgtggatgacagGGGATAacgggattttgatttgtatgagggaaatttggatttaagAGGAATAAAGGATGTActaacatcttgagcattagcttgagggcccttattatttcagaaacaagatgcgagtccattttgagggggatgagatgtggaaggaagattgggatctttagatggattggaatcatgacatggagatgaagggatactttgatcttgactagggagggtatcatgagatggagtgggaggggtgattggatcatgagatggaagaggttCATGCGATGGAGGGAGAGTTTTGGATAGAGGAAAGATCCGCatatgagaggattgttgcttggatttgattagcaaagtatggatgggtgcttggattaggcacaagtcagtgcgaGCTCTGCCCATCAGGATGATTCCTTCCCATGTCCGAcagttcatccaaatccatcacttGCCCATTGGGATGTCTCCCTCCCTCAtccgacagtttatccaaatccatgtcccactcttggcaagagatgtcagttggtcatgtgcatattgTTTTCATGCTTTAACTTTTCGCTTTGTTCTCATCTTGTGTCCCAgaactatacttgttcaggactaccttgatcaccctatatcttggtatgtcttggctagtgtacaatggggcatagttttcatggcatggtgtgtttgaaggtcttccttgtacaaactgacaaccctgcattagtgtttatgaacacttgcatgattgtgcacaaggcattcctgtttgactAAGCATCAGTCCAcacctcagatcttcatatcatcctggttcttataatcagtggtgtagactatccatggcaatatcaaatctaggttttctctctatgctttctcaacaagaaatccaatccatttatcatttctttatctcatttcattcacaacactccaacccatcctagttccctctttcattatcttcatcctttcatcacctattcttctaattcctttagagagcacacccatgttctttgaacctgcatgtcctctcgagggggcatacaactacttcctcctcatccttcctcctcatctcatgactcgggcatcatgctactagtccttatccttttcttcgtctcatgactggggcatcatgctactagtccttattattttcttccactatgttttattcttctttgatataacatcatttcacgacactatatcaaagaggggcaaa encodes:
- the LOC131075721 gene encoding type I inositol polyphosphate 5-phosphatase 8-like encodes the protein MAFSDEKKNKRSWPKLVVRKWLNIKSDPKEFFADETSNDNLLTKPTYEKLARQEPYMSQHTNVQDLRVFVGTWNVGGESPHTHSGLNLDEWVQPASAPADIYVFGFQEIVPLNAANIFGVEDNGPAAKWLALIRQTLNKNTNERSRNGPTASEDQLYSFDSDFEDSRAPFGSMNYNFNSSGPNYCLAASKQMVGIFLCVWVKSDLRQHVRDLKVSCVGCGLMGYLGNKGSVSISMLFNQTSFCFVCTHLTSGEKEGDEIRRNSDVREIIKKTHFPQTDNIFSENRVIWLGDLNYRLALHYAASKELMIKNSWETLLEKDQLQNQKKAGHIFEGWNEGKICFPPTYKYCRNSEQYAGQNLKYSKAKRRTPAWCDRILWYGKGLKQPFYVRGESKFSDHRPVYSIFIADVNSRKGRALAQN